A window from bacterium encodes these proteins:
- a CDS encoding 4Fe-4S dicluster domain-containing protein, whose product MDRPDLKHALTQLTDECIHCGLCLEACPTYALKGAEPDSPRGRIHLMKALVEGRLEPAADVFGPLDRCLGCRACETACPSSVQYGHLLEAVRADYVVPHRPNRGARALWKGMLDHLLPYSKRLRFAMTPVRLAPKAIEGLKPLLPSLLRRQLDLVGTPPQEEPPIPEWTPAVGDRRGTVAFLTGCVMDALYRPVNRASVRMLARAGFDVWVPRAQGCCGALHMHEGDCRRAQAFMRTNLEAFRCPPSADGAPQDLSAVIVNSAGCGAAMKDYGTWLAPGEAGHSEAAAFGAKVKDICEFLDEVGLPEPPRALSVKATYHEPCHLTHGQRIKEAPRRLLQRIPGLSLVPLKESDWCCGGAGSYTFLQPEMAEQLLARKLDNLAQTEAEWVITGNPSCLMQLGLGLRRDDRPTLLLHTVEVLDRAYQEPGASSENPDA is encoded by the coding sequence ATGGACCGACCCGATCTCAAGCACGCGCTAACACAGCTCACCGACGAGTGCATCCACTGCGGCCTCTGCCTCGAAGCCTGTCCGACCTACGCCCTCAAGGGGGCCGAGCCCGACTCTCCGAGGGGCCGGATCCACCTCATGAAGGCCCTGGTAGAGGGGCGCCTGGAGCCTGCGGCCGACGTTTTCGGCCCGCTGGATCGGTGCCTGGGGTGCCGAGCCTGCGAGACGGCCTGCCCATCCAGCGTCCAGTACGGCCACCTGCTCGAAGCGGTCCGGGCCGACTACGTGGTTCCTCACCGCCCGAACCGTGGGGCTCGCGCCCTCTGGAAAGGCATGCTGGATCACTTGCTGCCCTATTCCAAGCGCTTGCGCTTCGCGATGACCCCGGTACGGCTGGCCCCCAAGGCGATCGAGGGCCTGAAGCCGCTTTTGCCATCCTTGCTACGCCGCCAGCTCGATCTGGTGGGAACGCCTCCCCAGGAGGAGCCCCCCATCCCCGAATGGACGCCCGCGGTGGGCGATCGCCGAGGGACCGTGGCCTTCTTGACCGGCTGCGTGATGGATGCGCTCTACCGCCCGGTCAATCGCGCGTCGGTCCGGATGCTCGCACGGGCGGGCTTCGACGTCTGGGTGCCGCGTGCGCAGGGGTGCTGCGGCGCGCTGCACATGCACGAGGGCGATTGCCGGCGCGCGCAGGCCTTCATGCGCACCAACCTCGAGGCGTTCCGTTGCCCCCCGAGCGCAGATGGCGCCCCCCAAGACCTGTCGGCCGTCATCGTCAACTCGGCCGGATGCGGGGCCGCCATGAAGGACTACGGCACCTGGCTCGCCCCAGGTGAAGCGGGCCACTCGGAGGCGGCCGCCTTCGGTGCCAAGGTCAAGGATATCTGCGAGTTTCTCGATGAGGTGGGCCTGCCCGAGCCACCCCGCGCCCTGAGCGTGAAGGCGACGTACCATGAGCCCTGCCACCTGACCCATGGCCAGCGGATCAAGGAGGCGCCTCGGCGCTTGCTCCAGCGGATCCCGGGCCTTTCGCTCGTGCCCCTGAAGGAATCCGACTGGTGTTGCGGGGGCGCGGGCTCCTACACCTTCCTCCAGCCGGAGATGGCCGAGCAACTCCTGGCGCGCAAGCTCGACAACCTCGCGCAGACCGAGGCCGAGTGGGTCATCACCGGCAATCCCTCCTGCCTCATGCAGCTCGGGCTGGGCTTGCGCCGGGACGATC